A window from Pseudooceanicola algae encodes these proteins:
- a CDS encoding acyloxyacyl hydrolase, producing the protein MDGTFAVLFLLAGAADMGINYCGDPGCVAANPAQARLAISYGDVIFQEKKIGHEVYARYDLGVQYGPFQPTVGLSVSDKGDTWVGGGAAWTGYIDQAYIQLHLMPGFHAQGRGPQIGTVLEFRSGVELGYEAHNGIRYGVSYDHRSNAELSETNPGLETMQFRISFPM; encoded by the coding sequence ATGGATGGCACTTTCGCGGTTCTTTTCCTTCTTGCCGGCGCGGCCGACATGGGCATCAATTACTGCGGTGATCCTGGGTGCGTGGCGGCCAATCCGGCACAAGCGCGCCTTGCCATCAGCTATGGCGACGTCATTTTCCAGGAGAAGAAGATCGGCCATGAGGTCTATGCCCGCTACGACCTTGGCGTGCAGTACGGCCCGTTCCAGCCGACCGTGGGCCTTTCGGTTTCGGACAAGGGCGACACCTGGGTAGGCGGTGGCGCTGCCTGGACTGGCTACATCGACCAGGCCTATATCCAGCTGCACCTGATGCCTGGCTTCCATGCGCAGGGGCGTGGCCCGCAGATCGGTACCGTTCTTGAATTTCGTTCCGGCGTCGAGCTCGGCTATGAGGCGCACAACGGCATTCGCTATGGGGTTTCCTATGATCACCGATCGAATGCAGAGTTGAGCGAGACCAATCCCGGTTTGGAAACGATGCAGTTCCGGATTTCCTTCCCGATGTAG
- a CDS encoding MarR family winged helix-turn-helix transcriptional regulator, with protein sequence MDRTDISLIALRRILRATELFGKELAQAAGLSPVQFRVLQLVAGQGMSTPKAISVQMGVTQATVTALLDKLEKQGMVTRQRSQVDRRQMNVQVTEKGHLTLEQAPDPLQQRYVRKFEAMKDWEQSQIIAALERVAEMLGADDMDASPVLFTGDIKDRPPQQ encoded by the coding sequence ATGGACCGGACGGATATCAGCCTGATTGCCTTGCGAAGAATCCTTCGCGCGACCGAGCTTTTCGGAAAGGAACTGGCACAGGCTGCAGGCTTGAGCCCGGTTCAGTTCCGCGTACTGCAACTGGTCGCCGGCCAGGGAATGAGCACGCCCAAGGCGATATCCGTCCAGATGGGCGTTACCCAGGCGACGGTGACCGCGCTTCTCGACAAGCTTGAAAAACAGGGGATGGTGACGCGACAGCGCAGCCAGGTCGATCGCCGCCAGATGAATGTGCAGGTGACCGAGAAAGGGCATCTGACGTTGGAACAGGCGCCAGACCCGCTGCAACAGCGCTATGTGCGCAAGTTCGAAGCGATGAAGGACTGGGAACAATCCCAGATCATCGCGGCTCTCGAACGCGTTGCAGAGATGCTGGGGGCAGACGACATGGATGCCTCTCCGGTGCTGTTCACCGGTGACATCAAGGATCGCCCCCCCCAGCAGTAG